One region of Eleutherodactylus coqui strain aEleCoq1 chromosome 5, aEleCoq1.hap1, whole genome shotgun sequence genomic DNA includes:
- the FAM222A gene encoding protein FAM222A: protein MLACLQRTQNPPVKHLVCSNKGLEPRKCETAIPVQTTRYPSPAELDAYAQKVANSPLTIKIFPTNIRVPQHKHLNRTVNGYDTTGQRYSPYPIHTSGYQGLLAIVKSSSKSVVKNVEGKRTKISSAQVGVAPYPMSSTLTQSQPCNGQLSYLTNQKQMDAPVPPNVTVATSVIPLTGRNLTLQQSNLPSIQSIIYQINQQCQAQASHQACQGVVVTNSSPAKQVMTSGFTAMAGGTVAYTGTVLQDCRSGTELALGAAPVVAKAGTYQDGMDYLIWQQKQQQQLRIYSSGSGGGGAISKSPEVCPGVSRPYTLASAVEKVSSSPLNCVGMHGNFSVGQYFAPPWNSILVTPNSDCYNPHELANGHRDLGVHPSDGLTSIPSKTLCNTSILSSSLQSLEYLINDIHPPCIKEQMLGKGYETVSVPRLLDHQHAHIRLPIYR, encoded by the coding sequence GTGAAACTGCTATACCAGTACAGACCACAAGATACCCAAGCCCTGCCGAACTAGATGCCTACGCACAAAAAGTAGCTAACAGCCCACTGACTATCAAGATCTTCCCCACCAACATCAGGGTTCCCCAGCACAAGCACCTAAATAGGACTGTAAATGGCTATGACACTACTGGACAGCGTTATAGTCCTTACCCAATACACACAAGCGGCTACCAAGGCCTTCTTGCTATTGTTAAATCTTCTAGTAAGAGCGTGGTAAAGAATGTAGAGGGAAAACGGACTAAAATTTCTTCTGCACAGGTTGGTGTTGCTCCTTATCCCATGTCAAGCACTTTAACACAAAGCCAACCTTGCAATGGACAATTGAGTTATCTTACAAATCAGAAACAGATGGATGCACCAGTGCCACCCAATGTGACAGTGGCAACTTCAGTCATTCCTTTAACAGGTAGAAATTTAACACTCCAGCAGTCCAATTTACCCTCTATTCAAAGCATCATTTACCAGATCAACCAACAGTGCCAGGCTCAGGCTTCTCACCAAGCTTGTCAAGGTGTGGTAGTTACTAACTCCAGTCCAGCTAAGCAGGTAATGACCAGTGGTTTTACTGCTATGGCCGGTGGCACTGTGGCTTATACAGGCACTGTTTTACAAGACTGTAGGTCTGGCACAGAGTTGGCATTGGGGGCTGCCCCTGTGGTAGCCAAAGCTGGAACCTATCAGGATGGCATGGACTACCTTATTTGGCAACAAAAACAGCAGCAGCAACTGCGGATATACAGTAGTggcagtggaggaggaggagcaatcAGCAAGTCACCTGAAGTCTGCCCAGGAGTATCTCGCCCTTATACTCTTGCTAGTGCCGTCGAGAAAGTCAGCTCCTCACCACTGAACTGTGTTGGCATGCATGGCAATTTCTCCGTTGGTCAATATTTTGCCCCTCCATGGAACAGTATCTTGGTCACACCCAACAGTGACTGTTACAATCCACATGAACTTGCCAATGGTCACAGGGATTTGGGGGTACATCCATCAGATGGACTAACCAGCATCCCCAGCAAGACCCTTTGCAATACCTCTATTCTTAGCAGTAGCCTTCAGTCCCTGGAGTATCTCATCAATGACATTCACCCACCCTGTATTAAGGAGCAGATGCTTGGCAAGGGTTATGAAACAGTGTCTGTGCCAAGGCTTCTTGATCATCAGCATGCCCACATCCGCCTGCCCATTTACAGATAA